The following are encoded in a window of Kitasatospora sp. NBC_01250 genomic DNA:
- a CDS encoding cytochrome P450 — protein sequence MATAASTPHLTAPEPRGACPFAPPPAYQQAHREEPISRISLWDGSTPWLVTRHEDIRTALGDTRFSADATRPGFPFLSAGAKELSTGRPTLIRMDDPEHSRLRRMLTGDFMIKKVETLRPEIQRITDDLLDRMTADQSTADLVAEFALPLPSLVICLLLGVPYEDHDFFQQRSRILLRRDSDPGLVRTAQDELADYLTKLTETKRTAPDDGILSRLLARGELTVDEIATTARLLLIAGHETTANMTALSVLALLRNPEQLALLRDHPEQAPHAIEELLRYLTIVHSGLSRVVAEDLTLGGVEMRAGEGVLLLLNTANRDEQEFPAGDDLDLTRDARRHVAFGFGVHQCLGQPLARLELQVALTSILRRLPELRLAVPFEELRFRHEMLVYGLHELPLAW from the coding sequence ATGGCCACCGCCGCCTCCACCCCCCACCTCACCGCCCCCGAACCCCGGGGAGCCTGTCCCTTCGCCCCGCCGCCCGCCTACCAGCAGGCCCACCGCGAGGAGCCGATCAGCCGCATCTCGCTCTGGGACGGCTCCACCCCCTGGCTGGTCACCCGCCACGAGGACATCAGGACGGCGCTCGGCGACACCCGCTTCAGCGCCGACGCCACCCGCCCCGGCTTCCCGTTCCTCAGCGCCGGCGCGAAGGAACTGAGCACCGGCCGGCCCACCCTGATCCGGATGGACGACCCGGAGCACTCCCGGCTGCGCCGGATGCTCACCGGCGACTTCATGATCAAGAAGGTCGAGACGCTCCGTCCCGAGATCCAGCGGATCACCGACGACCTGCTCGACCGGATGACCGCCGACCAGTCGACCGCCGACCTGGTGGCCGAGTTCGCGCTGCCGCTGCCGTCCCTGGTCATCTGCCTGCTGCTCGGCGTCCCCTACGAGGACCACGACTTCTTCCAGCAGCGCAGCCGGATCCTGCTGCGCCGCGACTCGGACCCCGGGCTGGTGCGCACCGCCCAGGACGAGCTGGCCGACTACCTGACCAAGCTCACCGAGACCAAGCGCACCGCGCCCGACGACGGCATCCTCAGCCGCCTGCTCGCCCGCGGCGAGCTGACGGTCGACGAGATCGCCACCACCGCACGCCTGTTGCTGATCGCCGGGCACGAGACCACGGCGAACATGACCGCGCTCTCGGTGCTGGCCCTGCTGCGCAACCCCGAGCAGCTGGCCCTGCTGCGCGACCACCCGGAGCAGGCCCCGCACGCGATCGAGGAGCTGCTGCGCTACCTGACCATCGTGCACTCCGGGCTGAGCCGGGTGGTCGCCGAGGACCTGACGCTCGGCGGCGTCGAGATGCGGGCCGGCGAGGGCGTGCTCCTGCTGCTGAACACGGCGAACCGGGACGAGCAGGAGTTCCCGGCGGGCGACGACCTGGACCTGACCCGCGACGCCCGCCGGCACGTGGCGTTCGGCTTCGGCGTCCACCAGTGCCTGGGCCAGCCGCTGGCCCGGCTGGAGCTGCAGGTCGCGCTCACCAGCATCCTGCGCCGGCTGCCCGAACT
- a CDS encoding isochorismatase family protein, with protein sequence MSTLTDRPNSAVIVIDVQNGVVDQAHDRDRVIGNIAALVDKARAAGVDVVWVQHTSDELPTGSETWQYVPELVRLDTEALVQKAYGDSFEETDLEAVLAARGIGRLFVSGAQTDACIRSTLHGAITRGYDATLVGDAHTTEDLTRFGAPSPDQVIAHTNLYWQYHAAPGRTAGTVNTADVDFTAGSPA encoded by the coding sequence ATGAGCACGCTCACCGACCGACCGAACAGCGCCGTGATCGTCATCGACGTGCAGAACGGCGTCGTGGACCAGGCGCACGACCGCGACCGCGTCATCGGCAACATCGCCGCACTGGTCGACAAGGCCCGCGCGGCCGGTGTCGACGTCGTCTGGGTCCAGCACACCAGCGACGAGCTGCCGACGGGCAGTGAGACCTGGCAGTACGTGCCCGAGCTGGTGCGACTCGACACCGAGGCGCTGGTGCAGAAGGCCTACGGCGACTCCTTCGAGGAGACCGACCTGGAGGCGGTGCTCGCTGCCCGCGGCATCGGCCGGCTCTTCGTCTCGGGGGCGCAGACCGACGCGTGCATCCGCTCGACGCTGCACGGCGCGATCACCCGCGGCTACGACGCGACGCTGGTCGGCGACGCCCACACCACCGAGGACCTGACACGGTTCGGCGCACCCTCCCCCGACCAGGTCATCGCCCACACCAACCTGTACTGGCAGTACCACGCGGCCCCCGGCCGGACCGCGGGCACCGTCAACACCGCCGACGTCGACTTCACCGCCGGCTCCCCCGCCTGA
- a CDS encoding alpha-N-acetylglucosaminidase, with amino-acid sequence MRRRATALLAAALLGCCLPPAAGAAPPAAAVTAGPAAVVPFDAAPAQASLRRLLPGRADRFRLVPVARGTAGDSFAVSGGGPEPVEVRGTSGATLLSGVGWYLEQVAKVDLGWPGDSLGRLPATLPAVGGTVSRAATVPHRYALNDTDAGYSGPYRDFAAYQHEIDLLALHGVNEVFVQTGAEWAYHRALQQFGYGEEELRAWIPAPAHQSWWLLQNMAAFGGPESARLLDARAALGREIADQLRALGMTPVLPGFFGTVPPGFAERNPGARVVPQGSWVGFARPDWLDPTGPVFDRLAAAYYRAQRERFGDSTMYKMDLLHEGGVLGPVDASRAAGAVQDALRAAHPGATWVILGWQDNPSAALLDGVDRSGLLILDGLADRYPQGQLDRDRQWRGTPYAFGTIDNFGGHTSIGANTAAWVSRFQQQLTAAGSALRGIAYLPEATGGDPAAFELFTELAWQQGPIDQRAWFADYAARRYGGPDPHAAAAWELLRQGPYSMPADGWSEPQDGLFAARPSLTAATAATWSPTAMRYPADSVRAALDQLLQVAPAQQGCDAYRFDLVNVARQALGNQARELLPRIAAAYATGDRAAFGALTGRWHDDELLLDRLLASDARFLLGRWLAEARSWGADASERGQLEYDARSILTTWGDHGPSEDGQLHDYANREWSGLLTGLYAQRWSAYFASLDAALANGGEPAALDWYALDDAWAHRSTDDATATATIGTGTGTGTGTTEPTEPTATEPTGDPVALARTVAATLADSAAAERISRPGATPAPGAVPRPGAAGRGPSAR; translated from the coding sequence ATGCGACGTCGGGCCACCGCCCTGCTGGCAGCGGCGCTGCTGGGCTGCTGCCTCCCCCCGGCGGCCGGCGCCGCGCCGCCGGCCGCCGCAGTCACCGCCGGGCCCGCAGCCGTCGTGCCCTTCGACGCCGCGCCCGCCCAGGCGAGTCTGCGACGCCTGCTGCCCGGCCGGGCCGACCGGTTCCGGCTGGTGCCCGTGGCCAGGGGAACCGCGGGCGACTCCTTCGCGGTCAGCGGCGGCGGCCCGGAGCCCGTCGAGGTCCGGGGTACCTCGGGGGCGACCCTGCTGAGCGGCGTCGGGTGGTACCTGGAACAGGTCGCCAAGGTGGACCTCGGCTGGCCCGGTGACAGTCTCGGCCGGCTGCCCGCCACGCTGCCCGCCGTGGGCGGCACCGTCAGCCGGGCGGCGACGGTGCCGCACCGGTACGCGCTCAATGACACCGACGCCGGCTATTCGGGCCCGTATCGCGACTTCGCCGCCTACCAGCACGAGATCGACCTGCTGGCCCTGCACGGGGTCAACGAGGTGTTCGTGCAGACCGGCGCGGAGTGGGCCTACCACCGGGCGCTGCAGCAGTTCGGTTACGGCGAGGAGGAGTTGCGCGCCTGGATCCCGGCGCCCGCGCACCAGAGCTGGTGGCTGTTGCAGAACATGGCGGCCTTCGGCGGTCCGGAGTCGGCCCGGCTGCTCGACGCCCGAGCCGCGCTTGGCCGCGAAATCGCGGACCAGTTGCGGGCGTTGGGCATGACGCCGGTGCTGCCCGGTTTCTTCGGCACCGTGCCGCCGGGCTTCGCCGAGCGCAATCCGGGGGCGCGGGTGGTACCGCAGGGCTCGTGGGTGGGGTTCGCGCGCCCCGACTGGCTCGACCCGACCGGCCCGGTCTTCGACCGGCTCGCCGCGGCCTACTACCGCGCCCAGCGCGAGCGGTTCGGCGACAGCACGATGTACAAGATGGACCTGCTGCACGAGGGCGGCGTGCTCGGCCCGGTCGACGCGAGCCGGGCCGCCGGCGCGGTGCAGGACGCCCTGCGGGCGGCGCACCCGGGCGCGACCTGGGTGATCCTCGGCTGGCAGGACAACCCGAGTGCCGCCCTGCTGGACGGCGTCGACCGGAGCGGTCTGCTGATCCTGGACGGTCTGGCCGACCGCTACCCGCAGGGGCAGCTCGACCGCGACCGGCAGTGGCGCGGCACACCGTACGCCTTCGGAACGATCGACAACTTCGGCGGCCACACCAGCATCGGCGCCAACACCGCCGCCTGGGTGAGCCGGTTCCAGCAGCAGCTGACCGCTGCCGGCAGCGCCCTGCGCGGCATCGCCTACCTGCCCGAGGCCACCGGCGGCGATCCGGCCGCCTTCGAGCTCTTCACCGAACTGGCCTGGCAGCAGGGGCCGATCGACCAGCGCGCCTGGTTCGCCGACTACGCCGCCCGGCGCTACGGCGGTCCGGATCCGCATGCCGCGGCGGCCTGGGAGCTGCTGCGCCAGGGTCCGTACAGCATGCCCGCCGACGGTTGGAGCGAGCCGCAGGACGGCCTGTTCGCCGCCCGCCCGAGCCTGACGGCCGCCACCGCCGCGACCTGGAGCCCCACCGCGATGCGCTACCCCGCCGACTCGGTGCGCGCGGCGCTGGACCAGCTGCTCCAGGTCGCGCCCGCCCAACAGGGCTGCGACGCCTACCGGTTCGACCTGGTGAACGTCGCCCGCCAGGCGCTCGGCAACCAGGCCAGGGAGCTGCTGCCGCGGATCGCCGCGGCGTACGCGACCGGGGACCGGGCCGCCTTCGGGGCGCTGACCGGGCGGTGGCACGACGACGAGCTCCTGCTGGACCGACTCCTCGCCAGTGATGCCCGCTTCCTGCTCGGGCGCTGGCTGGCCGAGGCCCGCTCCTGGGGCGCCGACGCCAGCGAGCGCGGGCAACTGGAGTACGACGCCCGGTCGATCCTCACCACCTGGGGCGACCACGGCCCGAGCGAGGACGGCCAGTTGCACGACTACGCCAACCGCGAGTGGTCCGGACTGCTCACGGGCCTCTACGCGCAGCGCTGGAGCGCCTACTTCGCCTCCCTGGACGCCGCGTTGGCGAACGGCGGCGAGCCGGCAGCGCTCGACTGGTACGCGCTCGACGACGCCTGGGCGCACCGGAGCACGGACGACGCCACCGCCACCGCCACCATCGGCACCGGCACCGGCACCGGCACCGGCACCACCGAGCCGACCGAGCCGACCGCCACCGAGCCGACCGGCGACCCGGTCGCGCTCGCCCGGACGGTGGCCGCGACTCTGGCCGACTCCGCCGCAGCGGAGCGGATCAGCCGTCCCGGCGCGACCCCGGCTCCGGGCGCGGTGCCGCGGCCTGGCGCAGCAGGCCGTGGGCCCAGCGCTCGTTGA
- a CDS encoding LysE family translocator: protein MGTVTTFWSFAVVVGLLTLTPGLDTALILRTAALGRRREAWGVVLGIQTGTLAWGTLSSLGVTALLAASRTAYDAVRLAGAAYLLWMGALMLWNSLRRRHGAVEPDPAEEKPAGPAAGLLSGWRRGALTNVLNPKMGVFYVAVLPQFIPAGAPHLAMGVALTCVHVAEGLIWSSVLVAFAHVLRSWLRRPVAQRVLDRLTGTVVIGFGVKLAIGD from the coding sequence ATGGGAACCGTGACAACTTTCTGGTCCTTCGCCGTGGTCGTGGGTCTGCTGACCCTGACTCCCGGTCTCGATACCGCGCTGATCCTCCGCACAGCCGCGCTGGGGCGACGCCGTGAGGCATGGGGAGTCGTGCTCGGTATCCAGACGGGAACCCTGGCTTGGGGAACCTTGAGTTCCCTCGGCGTCACGGCCCTGCTCGCGGCCTCGCGCACCGCCTACGACGCCGTACGCCTGGCCGGTGCCGCGTACCTGCTGTGGATGGGCGCGCTGATGCTGTGGAACAGCCTGCGCCGACGCCATGGCGCGGTCGAGCCCGACCCCGCCGAGGAGAAGCCGGCGGGCCCGGCTGCCGGGCTGCTGTCGGGCTGGCGGCGCGGGGCACTGACAAACGTGCTCAACCCCAAGATGGGCGTGTTCTACGTCGCCGTCCTGCCGCAGTTCATCCCGGCCGGCGCGCCGCACCTGGCCATGGGCGTGGCCCTGACCTGCGTGCACGTCGCAGAGGGGCTGATCTGGTCGTCAGTCCTGGTGGCCTTCGCCCATGTGCTCCGCAGCTGGTTGAGGCGGCCGGTGGCGCAGCGGGTCCTCGACCGGCTCACCGGCACGGTCGTCATTGGCTTCGGCGTGAAGCTGGCCATCGGGGACTGA
- a CDS encoding sigma-70 family RNA polymerase sigma factor yields MHGTRGGYGEHEELARRFEEQRDRLRAVAHRLLGSASEAEDAVQEAWLRLGRVDGSQVENLPAWLRTVVSRICLDLLRSRVARREELVGQQPPDQPWEDGAGQGADPEQETLLVESVGRALLVVLDRLGPAERVAFVLHDMFAVPFEQIAPIVERTPVATKKLASRARHRVHGVPVRPAGELAGHRRVVEAFLAASRGGDLAGLLAVLAPDVVRRADPAALPAGVALQSRGARAVAAETLVFGRRARWAAPALVDGAVGVVVAPGGRLVLALAVTVVGERIAAYEVIADPARLARLELAVLGD; encoded by the coding sequence ATGCACGGCACGCGTGGCGGGTACGGCGAGCACGAGGAGCTGGCCAGGCGGTTCGAGGAGCAGCGCGACCGGCTGCGTGCGGTCGCCCACCGGCTGCTGGGGTCGGCGAGCGAGGCGGAGGACGCCGTCCAGGAGGCCTGGCTGCGGCTGGGCCGGGTGGACGGGTCCCAGGTGGAGAACCTGCCTGCCTGGCTGCGGACGGTGGTCTCGCGGATCTGCCTGGACCTGCTGCGCTCGCGCGTGGCGCGCCGCGAGGAGCTGGTCGGGCAGCAGCCGCCGGACCAGCCCTGGGAGGACGGTGCCGGGCAGGGCGCGGACCCGGAGCAGGAGACGCTGCTGGTGGAGTCGGTGGGCCGCGCCCTGCTCGTGGTGCTGGACCGGCTGGGCCCGGCCGAGCGGGTCGCCTTCGTGCTGCACGACATGTTCGCCGTCCCGTTCGAGCAGATCGCGCCGATCGTGGAGCGCACCCCGGTCGCCACCAAGAAGCTGGCCAGCCGGGCGCGCCACCGGGTGCACGGCGTGCCCGTGCGGCCCGCCGGGGAGCTGGCCGGGCACCGGCGGGTGGTCGAGGCGTTCCTGGCCGCCTCGCGCGGCGGCGACCTGGCGGGGCTGCTCGCGGTGCTGGCCCCCGATGTGGTGCGCCGGGCGGACCCGGCCGCCCTGCCGGCGGGAGTGGCGCTGCAGTCGCGCGGGGCGCGGGCGGTGGCCGCCGAGACGCTGGTCTTCGGGCGCCGGGCCCGGTGGGCCGCGCCGGCCCTGGTCGACGGGGCGGTGGGCGTGGTGGTCGCGCCGGGCGGCCGGCTGGTGCTCGCCCTCGCCGTCACGGTCGTGGGGGAGCGGATCGCGGCCTACGAGGTGATCGCGGACCCGGCGCGGCTGGCCCGGCTCGAGCTGGCCGTGCTCGGGGACTGA
- a CDS encoding FMN-dependent NADH-azoreductase, whose amino-acid sequence MNHTPSLLHLDATAGPNGPSVSRQLTSLFADTWREQHGTAGYRYRDLAADPVPLLGPGFVTLGRRLAEQGTVPPAEVAAQAQDASEQQEWALTLPLVEEVLAADTLLLGVPMYNFTVPAALKAWIERISFPGAYTAPRTGEHLLRDTRVVIATARGGGYGPGTPREPFDHQAPYLRMYFGDLGIREENLYFVHAELTRAAAMPDLARFTDLATDSLTAARDQLLSLATATATPRRPATALA is encoded by the coding sequence ATGAACCACACCCCGTCCCTGCTGCACCTGGACGCAACCGCCGGCCCCAACGGCCCCTCGGTCAGCCGACAGCTGACCTCGTTGTTCGCGGACACCTGGCGCGAGCAGCACGGCACGGCCGGCTACCGCTACCGCGACCTGGCCGCGGACCCCGTGCCGCTGCTGGGCCCCGGCTTCGTCACCCTCGGCCGGCGCCTGGCCGAGCAGGGCACCGTGCCGCCGGCCGAGGTGGCGGCGCAGGCCCAGGACGCCTCGGAGCAGCAGGAGTGGGCCCTGACCCTGCCGCTCGTCGAGGAGGTGCTGGCCGCGGACACCCTGCTGCTCGGCGTCCCGATGTACAACTTCACGGTGCCCGCCGCCCTCAAGGCCTGGATCGAACGGATCTCCTTCCCCGGCGCCTACACCGCCCCCCGGACCGGCGAACACCTGCTGCGCGACACCCGCGTGGTCATCGCCACCGCCCGCGGCGGCGGCTACGGCCCCGGCACCCCCCGCGAGCCCTTCGACCACCAGGCGCCCTACCTGCGGATGTACTTCGGCGACCTCGGCATCCGCGAGGAGAACCTGTACTTCGTCCACGCCGAACTCACCCGCGCCGCAGCCATGCCCGACCTCGCCCGGTTCACCGACCTCGCGACAGACTCCCTGACCGCCGCCCGCGACCAACTCCTGTCCCTCGCCACCGCCACCGCCACCCCACGCCGGCCGGCGACAGCGCTCGCCTGA
- a CDS encoding alkaline phosphatase family protein, translating into MSGLTRRRLLGAAAGVAGGAAAMTLLPPSVQQAVAAGVPRRGSLRDVEHVVLLMQENRSFDHYFGTLSGVRGFNDRNALRLDNGRSVFYQPDSVNPDGYLLPFHLDTRTTSAQAIPSTSHAWAVQHQAWNGGRMDQWLPAHRAADGVNGPYVMGYYTRDDIPFQFALAESFTICDHYFCSVQGPTWPNRLYWMTGSIDPDGTGGGPIIQNAAPTPLTWTTYAEQLEAAGVSWKVYQEADNYGTDVLSLFASFQNAKPGDPLYDKGMTAQPTGTFEDDARNGRLPAVSWILPTSYQSEHPDYLPAAGADFVASKIEAIASNPELWAKTVFILNYDENDGLFDHVAPPVPDDPDTEGEFIQGLPIGGGFRVPCIIVSPWTVGGWVASEAFDHTSVLQFLERFTGVTAANVTDWRRQTFGDLTSAFQFRTGTSRAPKLPGTAAQLALAEQEVATNPKPTLPGAAQQFPRQEPGHRHHVPPQRG; encoded by the coding sequence ATGTCCGGATTGACCCGACGCAGGCTGCTCGGTGCGGCGGCCGGTGTGGCCGGGGGCGCGGCGGCGATGACGCTGCTGCCGCCGAGTGTGCAGCAGGCGGTGGCGGCCGGGGTGCCCCGGCGCGGCTCACTGCGCGACGTGGAGCACGTGGTCCTGCTGATGCAGGAGAACCGTTCGTTCGACCACTACTTCGGCACCCTGTCCGGTGTCCGCGGCTTCAACGACCGGAACGCGCTGCGCCTGGACAACGGCCGCTCGGTCTTCTACCAGCCGGACAGCGTCAACCCGGACGGCTACCTGCTGCCGTTCCACCTGGACACCCGCACCACCAGTGCCCAGGCGATCCCGTCCACCAGCCACGCCTGGGCGGTGCAGCACCAGGCCTGGAACGGCGGCAGGATGGACCAGTGGCTGCCGGCCCACCGGGCCGCGGACGGCGTCAACGGGCCCTACGTGATGGGCTATTACACCCGCGACGACATCCCGTTCCAGTTCGCGCTGGCGGAGTCCTTCACTATCTGCGACCACTACTTCTGCTCGGTGCAGGGCCCGACCTGGCCCAACCGCCTGTACTGGATGACGGGTTCGATCGACCCGGACGGCACCGGCGGCGGCCCGATCATCCAGAACGCCGCGCCCACGCCGCTGACCTGGACCACCTACGCCGAGCAACTGGAGGCGGCGGGGGTGAGCTGGAAGGTCTACCAGGAGGCCGACAACTACGGCACTGACGTGCTCTCGCTGTTCGCCAGCTTCCAGAACGCCAAGCCGGGCGACCCGCTGTACGACAAGGGCATGACGGCGCAGCCGACCGGGACCTTCGAGGACGACGCCCGCAACGGCCGGCTGCCGGCGGTCTCCTGGATCCTGCCGACCAGTTACCAGTCCGAGCACCCGGACTACCTGCCCGCCGCCGGCGCCGACTTCGTCGCCTCGAAGATCGAGGCGATCGCCAGCAACCCGGAGCTCTGGGCGAAGACCGTCTTCATCCTCAACTACGACGAGAACGACGGCCTGTTCGACCATGTGGCCCCGCCGGTGCCGGACGACCCGGACACCGAGGGCGAGTTCATCCAGGGGCTGCCGATCGGCGGCGGTTTCCGGGTCCCGTGCATCATCGTCTCGCCGTGGACGGTGGGCGGCTGGGTCGCCTCGGAGGCCTTCGACCACACCTCGGTGCTGCAGTTCCTGGAGCGGTTCACCGGGGTCACCGCGGCCAACGTCACCGACTGGCGGCGGCAGACCTTCGGCGACCTCACCTCCGCCTTCCAGTTCCGTACCGGCACCTCGCGGGCGCCCAAGCTGCCCGGCACCGCCGCCCAGCTCGCGCTGGCCGAGCAGGAGGTGGCCACCAACCCGAAGCCGACGCTGCCCGGTGCCGCCCAGCAGTTCCCGCGCCAGGAGCCCGGTCACCGCCACCACGTGCCGCCGCAGCGCGGCTGA
- a CDS encoding MarR family winged helix-turn-helix transcriptional regulator produces MPDATDNQAATSELEAVLASMAYLLTRSQTHEHQTARAGITAARSDIYLLRALAEATEASRVGDLAAWMMVEPSHVTRQIDRLQAQRLVERTPDALDRRARQVALTDEGQDMLDRLKQANITSLVNALDGIPAPDVATTVTVLRHLVERYARKWRSELLPGTAPPDAASPGA; encoded by the coding sequence ATGCCGGACGCGACAGACAATCAGGCCGCCACCTCGGAACTGGAGGCGGTGCTGGCCTCGATGGCCTACCTGCTGACCCGTTCGCAGACGCACGAGCACCAGACCGCGCGGGCCGGCATCACCGCCGCCCGCTCGGACATCTACCTGCTGCGCGCGCTCGCCGAGGCCACCGAGGCCAGCCGGGTGGGTGACCTGGCCGCCTGGATGATGGTCGAGCCCTCCCACGTCACCCGCCAGATCGACCGGCTGCAGGCCCAGCGGCTGGTGGAGCGCACACCCGACGCGCTCGACCGCCGGGCCCGCCAGGTGGCCCTCACGGACGAGGGGCAGGACATGCTCGACCGTCTGAAACAGGCCAACATCACCAGCCTGGTGAACGCACTCGACGGCATCCCCGCGCCGGACGTGGCCACCACGGTGACCGTGCTGCGGCACCTGGTGGAGCGCTACGCACGCAAGTGGCGCAGCGAACTGCTGCCCGGGACGGCGCCCCCCGACGCCGCCTCGCCCGGCGCCTGA